Sequence from the Corallococcus sp. EGB genome:
TGCGGTCCGCCAGCGCGCCCTGGAACCAGACGCCCAGCGAATAGCCCGCGCCCAGCACCATGCTGTAGAGGCTGCTCATGCGCGCCTGCAGCTCGCGCGGCACGCGGTTCTGGCAGGCCGCGCTCAGGCTGCTCATCAGGACGAGGTAGTTGGCGCCGAGGAAGAAGATGCACACCGCCGCCACCTGGAGCGTGGGCGCCAGCCAGTACACGCCCGCGAGCACCGCGATGGTGGTGGCCGCGTAGCCGCGCAGCTTGCGCTGGCCGAAGAGCTCCGCGAGCGTGCCCACGCACAGCGCCGCCGTCACCGCGCCCGCGCCCTGGCACGTCACCAGGAGCGACGTGGCCGCCGCGCCCTGGCCCAGCTCGCGGATGGCGAACACCGGCACCAGCCCGATGAAGGGCGCCACCAGCGCGGCCACGAAGAAGGTGCCCACCAGCACCAGCGAGATGTCCTCGTCCTCGCGCGCCACGGTGATGCCGCGGCGGATGCCCTCCCAGAGCGGCTCGCGCTTCGCGGACGTGTCCCGCGCGGGAGTCACCACGCGCCACAGCGCGACGAGCACCGCGAAGAAGGACAGCGTGTTCGCGAGCAGCGCCCACGCGGGCCCGCCCGCCTGCAACACCACCGCGGCCAGCGTGGGGCCCAGGATGCGGCCCAGGTTGAACTGCGCGGAGTTGAGGCTGGTGGACAGGTGCAGCTCGTGCGGCGGCACCAGCTCCGCCAGCAGCGCGGAGAAGGCCGGATTGGTGAGCGTGCTCACGCACCCGTTGAGGAACGAGATGACGCCGATGGCGGGCACCGACAGCTGCCCGCGGAACGCCAGCACCGTCAGCACGGCCGCGAGCACCGCCTGGAGCAGCGCGCCCAGCCCCGCGTACAGGCGCCGGTCGAAGCGGTCCGCCAGCGCGCCGCCCACCGGCGCCAGCAACACCGCGGGCAGGAACGACAGCGCGACGATGGCGCCCGTCCACTCGGCCTTGCCGGTGGTCTGCGTGACGTACACGCCCATCGCCACCGTCTCCATCCAGGTGCCGATGTTGGAGACGAGCGCGCCCAACCACACGGCGAAGTAGCCGGGGTAGTCGAACGGCCGCAGCGAAGTCAGTCTTGGAAGTCGATGGGCAGGCACGTCGGAGTCTGTCTTAGCGCACGCCGCATCCTCGTGCGTTGCACGGCGCGGTACCCTTGGTGGCGCAATGAAGCGCACGCCAGCCCAGGCAGCAGCCCGGCTTCACCCCAGCGCGAAATCCCTGACGGTGAGGCGCGATGCGTGACACGCAAAACACCCACGGAGGCACGTGTCCGTGGGTGTTGGTGCGGCGTTGTGGGGACACGCGGCGCTACGGCACGGTGTTGCTGGCCGTGACGGGCGACCTGCGCGGAGTGACGCGGCCGTCGTCGGCGATGCGGGCGCCCGTGTCGGGGAAGTCCTCGGTGGTGAGCTTGCGCACCAGCGAGACGACGTTGGCGTCGGGATCCGGCTGGGTGATGCCCTCGCCAAGCTGCTTCGTCGGGAGGATGCGGCCGTTGGAGAAGCGGCCCTGGGCGTCCAGCTCCACCTCCAGGATCATGCCCAGGCCCTGCGGCCCCTTGAGGTTGAAGCGGCCGTAGGTGGCGAAGTTGCCCATGGAGTAGGCGATGAGGCGGCCCTGGTAGAACTCCATGGCGCGCGCGACGTGCGGGCCGTGGCCGAGCACCAGGTGCGCGCCCGCGTCCACCACCGCGTGGGTGAAGGCGCGCAGGTCGCCGCGGTCCTCGCCGAAGAACATCTCCTTGCCGGGCGGGACGTGCAGGGCCTTGCCGCCCTCGGCGCCGCCGTGGAAGGAGACGATGACGATGTCGTGCGTGGCGGCGGTCTGCTTCACCAGCGCGGTGGCGGTGGGCAGGTTGTTGAGGTGGTTGCAGCCCGCGGACGTGTGGAAGGCGATGAGGCCGATCTTCAAGCCGTTGCGCTCCACGGTGGCCACGCTGCCCGGCGGACCGCTCCACGCGATGCCCAGCGCGTCCAGGGTGGACTCGGTGGCGCGGCGGCACTCCTCGCCGAAGTCGCCGGAGTGGTTGTTCGCGGTGGAGACCACGTCCACGCCGGCCTGCTTCAGGTACTCGCCGAAGGACGTGGGGGAGCGGAACGCGTAGCAGTTCGCGGGCGAGCGGCACTTGGTGGTGCGGCCGGTGTCGCAGAGCGGGCCTTCCAGGTTCACGAAGGTGAGGTCCGCGTCCTCCAGCAGCGGGCGCACGGCCGCGATGACGCTGCCGCCGCCCTCGGGGGGCAGGTAGCCCTCCGGCACGGTGGTGCCGAGCATCAGGTCACCGGCGGCGCGGATGCGCAGCTTCGCGCCCGGCGGCGGGGGAGGGCGGGGCGCGCTGTCCACGGGCTGCGCGAGCTTCGCCTGGAGCGCGGCCTGGTTGCGGGCCTGCGTGAGCGCGCCCTCCAGGTCCGGCTGGTTGGGGTTGAGCGCGCGCACCTGCGTCCACTGCGTGAGCGAGTCCGCCCAGCGGCCTTCGACGGAATAGGCCCAGCCCAGCTCCCAGCGGCAGTCGGCGCGGGACGGCGCGGCCTGCACGCACGCGGACAGCTCCGCGATGGCGGCGCGCGAGTCCCTGGCCTTGAGGGCCTCCACGCCCCGGGCGTAGTGCTCGTCCGGGTTGCCCGCGGCGAGCGCCGGCGCGGTGCCGGGCCCGCCATGCATCGCGATGGCGGCGGCGCGGAGGGCGCCGATGCTGGCCTCCACGGCGATGCGGCCGGCCTCGGAGAGGGCTTCCGTCTGGCCTTGCGCCGGGGCGGGCGCGGTGCCCGTGGCCTGCGCCGTGCTCGAGGCGGGAGATGACGGTCCGGCCTCCGCGAGCCCCGCGGGCATCCTCAGGGAGACCGTCGTACCGGAGTCCACGGCCCGTCGCACCGACGCGAGGCCCGCCGCCTCGAGCCGCTCCGTGCTCGCGTCCCGGATGACGGAGCGCACGGAGGCCAGGCCCGCTTCGGCGAGGCGCGCGGTGCCGGAGGACTCGGCTGTGGAGAAGTTGGGGACGGACGCGGCGGGCGCGGCGAGCGCCAGCATCAACAGGACGGACGGGGGGGCCATGGCCCGCGCATCTTACGGGATGAAGCGGGGGCGGGGGCGCTGCCCACGGGCCCGGCTCGGCAGCAGCCGGGCAGGCAACACCCACACACCCCTCCGAGGCCCTGCCTACCCGAGCGCGTCGAGCAGCAGGGAGCCCCGGCGCTGACGCGGCAGCAGCCGGAAGTGCCTCAGCTCCCGGCGCTTCACCCGCTGCTCCAGCGCGCTGTGCAGGGACAGCCGCCCCGGCCCGCGCATCAGCGTCCCGAGCGCGATGGCGATGAGCGCCGCGTTGAACTCGTAGCCGCCCTTGGTGATGTCGAAGCCGTTCTTCCCGTGCACCTTCGCGATGGCCACCGCCTGCGTGACGATGACCCCCAGCGCCGTGAGGCGCGTCGCGATGCCCAGGATGGAGCTCACCCCGGCCGCCAGCTCCGTGATGCCCGTGGCCAGCACCCACCGCTTCCCGGGCTTGATGCCCAGCTGCTCGAACATGCCTGCGTGCTGCTCGATGCCCTCCTTCTTCAGCTTCGCCAGGCCGTGCTGGAGCATCGTCGCGCCCAGCGACAGGCGCGCGGGCAGCAGCGCGGCCGACTTCAGCAGCGACGGTTGTTCGTTGAGCATCGTCACGTTCATGGCGCTCTCCTCGTCGGGACGCGGACGTCCGGTGGGTGAAGTGCCCTTACGTTGTGATGCATCCGCCCATCCGGCCCCGACGCTCGCAGGGCCCCATGCCCGGCGGACGACCGCTCAACCCCCGCTCCGCTCCGCCAGCGGCACGTCCATCAGCGCCGCCACCTCCGCGCTGTACCCGCCCGGCCCCTCGCCGTGCACGACGAGCGGCGGGCGCACGGACAGGCCCCGGTCCTGGTCGCGCAGCGCCTGCACCAGGAAGCGCGTGGCGGGCGCATCCACCCGCGCGTGCACGGCGCGCAGCACCCGGGGGAACAGCCGCGCGCCCGCGAGCACGCCCAGCACCTCCACCAGCCGCGCCGCCGGATACACCAGGCTCACGCCGCCTCCGGGCCGCAGGGCATGCCGCGCCGCCGCGGCCACGGATGGCGCGTCGCACGCCACCTCCGACTTGGACACGGCGCGCTCCAGGTCCGGGCTCACCACGCCTGCTTCGGCCCTGCGGAACGGGGGATTGGACACCACCTGCCCGTAGGCCCCGGGCGTGAGCAGCGTCCGCGCCTGCCGCAGGTCCCCGAGCAGGGGCCTCACCCGGCCCTCGCACCCGTTGAGCGCCACCGCGCGCGTCAGCCGTGCGTGCACCGCGGGCTGAAGCTCCAGCGCATCCACCGGGCCCGCGATGCCGAACTGCTTCACCAACAGCAGCGACACCACGCCGCTGCCCGCGCCCAGCTCCAGCACGGGCCCGGGCAGGTCGCCGCTTTCGGTGGCCGCGAAGTGCGCCAGCAGCACCGCGTCCAGCGTGAAGCGGTAGCCCGTGCGGCGCTGGAACACGCGCACGTCCGCGGTGCCAATGGAGTCCAGCGTCTCGCCGTCCTCCGGCATCCCGTGGGGAGCGGCCACGTTCAGCGAGCGCCGTGCATCCGCTCGGCGACGTCCAGCACGCGCGCCTCGCAGGACACGCCGTCCAGGTGGCTGGCCTCCACCAGGCCCGTGGGGCTGGTGACGTTCACCTCCGTGAGGTAGTCGCCCAGCACGTCGATGCCCACCAGCGTCAGCCCCTTCTCCTGGAGCGACGGCTTGAGGCGCTTGCAGATGAGCAGGTCGCGGTCGGTGATCTCCGCCTTCATCGGCGTGCCGCCCGCGGCCATGTTGCCCCGGTGGTCCGCGTCCGAGGGCACGCGCAGCACCGCGCCCACCGGATCTCCGTCCACCAGGATGATGCGCTTGTCGCCCAGGCGGCTCTCCGGCACGTAGGCCTGCGCGAGGATGGGCTCCTTCCCGCCCTGCGTGAGCAGCTCCACCATGGAGCGCGCGTTGCGGTCCCTCGGGGCGAGGAACAGGATGCCCTTGCCCCCGAACCCGTCGATGGGCTTGAGGATGGTGCCCTGCGGGTTCTTCGCCGCGAACTCCAGCACCACGGACAAATCCCGCGTCACGCGCGTCTCCGGCATCAGGTCCGGGAAGTTCAGGGTGAAGAGCTTCTCGTTCGCGTCGCGGATGCCGGACGGGTTGTTGATGAAGATGGGAGCGCGATCCGGACATAGCTCCACCAGCTGCGTGGCGTGCAGATAGTCCGCGTCCACCGGCGGGTCCTTGCGAAGGAAGAGCACGTCCAGCCTGGACAGGGGGCGCACGTCCTCGGACAGCACGTCGAAGTGGCGGCCGGGTTCACGCCGCACCTGGACCCGGCGCATGCGCGCCTCCGAGCACCGGCCGTTGAAGCGCAGCCATCCCTGCTCGAAGTAGTAGACGTGGTGCCCCCGCCGCTGCGCCTCCAGCATCAGCGAGAACGTCGAGTCGTGGTCCACCCGCACGCTCTCGAGCGGGTCCATCAGGAAGCCAAGGGAGAGAGCCATGAGGGGCGAGGATAGCGAACGCCCTCCGCCCATGCCGCTCCTTCGAACGCGCGTCCGTCCGCGCCGGAACGGACGCGGGTCCCCTTCGGGGCAGGGGACCCCGCCCCGGAAGCTCAGCGGCCCGGCAGCTCCTTCAGCTTGAGGTTCAGACGGACGGGCTTGCCCGCCTCCACCGGCACCGCGAGCACGCGGCGCTTCTTGTCCGCGCCCACCAGGACCAGCTCCGCCTGCCCCACCGGCAGGGACTTCTTCACCAGCGGCGTGAGGCCCAGGGATTTGTTGTTGAGGAAGATCTCCGCGGGCTCATCCAGGAAGAGCGTCACCTCGCCCTTGTTCTTGCGGCCCCGGTTGCCCCGGGTGGGGGCGTCGTCCCGGCCGGAATCCCGGTCCCGCGCCCCCCGGTCCTTCTCGCCGTCCTTGTCCGCCTCCGCGACGGCCACGCCCGCGTCGGGCGCGGGGGACTCGGGCGGCCGGATGGGGACCATGGCGCCCAGGCTCATGGGTGGGGGAGGGGGCGCCTTCTCCTCGGCCTCCAGGAGCTGGGTGAGCCGGAACGCGCCGTAGGCCAGGCCCAGGAACAGCGACAGCGACAGGAGCGCCCACACCGCGCCCAGCTTCGAGCGCCTCACCGGAGGCGCGGTCTCGTCGCTGCCGGGCCCCTCCGCGCGCAGCTTCGCGATCTCCGCCTTCTTGCGCGCCTCCACCACGCTGAGCGCGGTGGCCTTGCGCTCCGGCAGGTAGGGGCCGTCATCCTTCTGGAGCGCCCGCTTCGCCGACGCGAGCACCTGGCTGCTCGTCGTGACGTCCGCGCTCTCCAGCAGGGCACGCGTGGCCGCCATGCGCTCCGCGAACAGGCCCTTCATGAGCGCGGCGCGCTGGTCCGCGTCCATCAGCTTGCCGCCGGCCGCCTTCTCGATGGCGCGCGCCATGTCCCGCCCGGACGGATAGCGGCGGTCCACGTTGCGCTCCAGCGCGCGCATCACCACGCGGGAGATGTCCTCGGAGATGTGCGGCAGCAGCACCGAGGGCCACGGGATGGGGTCCTCGAGGATCTTCACCATCTCGTCGCGCTCGGTCTTGCCCGCGAAGAGCCGCTCGCCGGTGATGAGCTCGTGCATCACCACGCCCACGGAGAACAGGTCGCTCCTGCCATCCAGCGGATCGCCGCGCACCTGCTCCGGGGACATGTACCCGGTGGTGCCCTTCACCGTGCCCACGCTGGTGCGCTCCAGGCTGTTCTTCGCCTTGGCGATGCCGAAGTCCAGCAGCTTCACGGTGCCGTCGTAGGTCACCATGATGTTCTTCTGCGCCACGTCGCGGTGGATGACGGGGCTCGCCTCGCCGCCGGGGGACGTGAAGGTGTGCGCGTAGTGCAGCGCCAGGCAGACGTCGCGGGCCACGGACAGGGTGAAGGCCAGCGGCACCGGCTGGCGCTTCTTCAGGCACGCGCTGGTCACCTGGTTCAGGTTCTGCCCGCCGATGAACTCCATGGCCAGGTAGAGCCCGTCGTCCTCCTCCCCCAGGTCGAACACCTGCGCGATGTTCGGGTGGTTGAAGGCCGCGGTGATGCGCGCCTCGTCCAGGAACATGCGGACGAACTGCTCATTGGAGCGCGCGTCCGGGAGGATGCGCTTGATGACCACGTACTTGCGGAAGCCGCCCGGGCCCGACGTGTAGCCCAGGAACAGCTCCGCCATGCCGCCCACGGTCAGCTGCGTGAGCACCTCGTACTTCCCGATGCGCTCGCCTCGATAGAAGTCGATGGGCTCATCCTCCAGCGCCAGCGAAGGATGGCGCCCGCGTCGTGAAGAAGACCGGGCCGGACCATAACAGGGCTGTTGCATCCGGGGCCCTTCTTGGCGGCGGAGCCCGGGAGGAGAGGGCTCGCACGCCGGCCCGCGAACCCCCCAAACCCCTGTGGATCACCTGTGGATGGTGTGGAGCGCCCTGTGGACAACCGGGGGCCCGGAGGCCGCGCTGTGGATGCCCGGGGGAAACCGGCAACTTGCCCACATGTAGCAGATCGCCGATTCGTGAATGAATCCGGCGGCTTGCTGACTTGTCCCCAACTCGGCTCTCCCTACTGCTTCCACCAGTTGATCAACACTCCAATTAGACTGGTGAAAAGAAGCGGGCCCTGCGCACAGCCGGGAAACCGACAGGCCTCCGCGGGACGGTGAGCGACGCGGGACAGCACGCTACAGGAGCGTGGCGCGCAGCCGCTCCAGCAGCCCGGGCAGTTCATGGAGCAGCTGCCGGTCCAGGTCCTCCAGCGCGGCGCGGTGCAGGACCAGGTCCTCCGGCTCGCGGTCCGCGGCCATCATGCGCTGCAGGCCGCGCAGGCGCTGGTTGCGCTGGACCAGGCGGGCCAGGGTGTCGTCCAGCTCCTCCGCGAGCTCCGAGTCCAGGTGCAGCTCCTGGCCCACCAGCTCCCGCAGCTGCTCCACGCGGTAGGTGAGCTCCCAGCTCTCCTCGTAGCCCGCGCGCCGGGGCAGCATCTGCCCATACGTCCACCGCTCGCTCACCAGGTCCTCTAGTGCGGCCGGGGCCGGGTCAGGCCCGTCAGGGACAGGCGGGTGCGCATGGGGTCCAGCTCCACGTGCATCCGGCAATCCGCCACGTCCAGGCGCAGGGTGTAGGGAGGGCAGGTCGCCGCGGCCCCGGTGTGCGCCTCACAGGCGCGAGCGCCCATGCGGAACAGCTCCGCCAGCACCGCCCGCCGGACCTCCGCCGACAGCCCGTCCACGGT
This genomic interval carries:
- a CDS encoding MFS transporter, translated to MPAHRLPRLTSLRPFDYPGYFAVWLGALVSNIGTWMETVAMGVYVTQTTGKAEWTGAIVALSFLPAVLLAPVGGALADRFDRRLYAGLGALLQAVLAAVLTVLAFRGQLSVPAIGVISFLNGCVSTLTNPAFSALLAELVPPHELHLSTSLNSAQFNLGRILGPTLAAVVLQAGGPAWALLANTLSFFAVLVALWRVVTPARDTSAKREPLWEGIRRGITVAREDEDISLVLVGTFFVAALVAPFIGLVPVFAIRELGQGAAATSLLVTCQGAGAVTAALCVGTLAELFGQRKLRGYAATTIAVLAGVYWLAPTLQVAAVCIFFLGANYLVLMSSLSAACQNRVPRELQARMSSLYSMVLGAGYSLGVWFQGALADRIHLRFVTIGSAAIFLALVLTTRLLKPARFENEPLVQADVQPFSDSAH
- a CDS encoding CapA family protein is translated as MAPPSVLLMLALAAPAASVPNFSTAESSGTARLAEAGLASVRSVIRDASTERLEAAGLASVRRAVDSGTTVSLRMPAGLAEAGPSSPASSTAQATGTAPAPAQGQTEALSEAGRIAVEASIGALRAAAIAMHGGPGTAPALAAGNPDEHYARGVEALKARDSRAAIAELSACVQAAPSRADCRWELGWAYSVEGRWADSLTQWTQVRALNPNQPDLEGALTQARNQAALQAKLAQPVDSAPRPPPPPGAKLRIRAAGDLMLGTTVPEGYLPPEGGGSVIAAVRPLLEDADLTFVNLEGPLCDTGRTTKCRSPANCYAFRSPTSFGEYLKQAGVDVVSTANNHSGDFGEECRRATESTLDALGIAWSGPPGSVATVERNGLKIGLIAFHTSAGCNHLNNLPTATALVKQTAATHDIVIVSFHGGAEGGKALHVPPGKEMFFGEDRGDLRAFTHAVVDAGAHLVLGHGPHVARAMEFYQGRLIAYSMGNFATYGRFNLKGPQGLGMILEVELDAQGRFSNGRILPTKQLGEGITQPDPDANVVSLVRKLTTEDFPDTGARIADDGRVTPRRSPVTASNTVP
- a CDS encoding DoxX family protein; protein product: MNVTMLNEQPSLLKSAALLPARLSLGATMLQHGLAKLKKEGIEQHAGMFEQLGIKPGKRWVLATGITELAAGVSSILGIATRLTALGVIVTQAVAIAKVHGKNGFDITKGGYEFNAALIAIALGTLMRGPGRLSLHSALEQRVKRRELRHFRLLPRQRRGSLLLDALG
- a CDS encoding tRNA1(Val) (adenine(37)-N6)-methyltransferase; translated protein: MPEDGETLDSIGTADVRVFQRRTGYRFTLDAVLLAHFAATESGDLPGPVLELGAGSGVVSLLLVKQFGIAGPVDALELQPAVHARLTRAVALNGCEGRVRPLLGDLRQARTLLTPGAYGQVVSNPPFRRAEAGVVSPDLERAVSKSEVACDAPSVAAAARHALRPGGGVSLVYPAARLVEVLGVLAGARLFPRVLRAVHARVDAPATRFLVQALRDQDRGLSVRPPLVVHGEGPGGYSAEVAALMDVPLAERSGG
- the gshB gene encoding glutathione synthase, coding for MALSLGFLMDPLESVRVDHDSTFSLMLEAQRRGHHVYYFEQGWLRFNGRCSEARMRRVQVRREPGRHFDVLSEDVRPLSRLDVLFLRKDPPVDADYLHATQLVELCPDRAPIFINNPSGIRDANEKLFTLNFPDLMPETRVTRDLSVVLEFAAKNPQGTILKPIDGFGGKGILFLAPRDRNARSMVELLTQGGKEPILAQAYVPESRLGDKRIILVDGDPVGAVLRVPSDADHRGNMAAGGTPMKAEITDRDLLICKRLKPSLQEKGLTLVGIDVLGDYLTEVNVTSPTGLVEASHLDGVSCEARVLDVAERMHGAR
- a CDS encoding serine/threonine-protein kinase is translated as MQQPCYGPARSSSRRGRHPSLALEDEPIDFYRGERIGKYEVLTQLTVGGMAELFLGYTSGPGGFRKYVVIKRILPDARSNEQFVRMFLDEARITAAFNHPNIAQVFDLGEEDDGLYLAMEFIGGQNLNQVTSACLKKRQPVPLAFTLSVARDVCLALHYAHTFTSPGGEASPVIHRDVAQKNIMVTYDGTVKLLDFGIAKAKNSLERTSVGTVKGTTGYMSPEQVRGDPLDGRSDLFSVGVVMHELITGERLFAGKTERDEMVKILEDPIPWPSVLLPHISEDISRVVMRALERNVDRRYPSGRDMARAIEKAAGGKLMDADQRAALMKGLFAERMAATRALLESADVTTSSQVLASAKRALQKDDGPYLPERKATALSVVEARKKAEIAKLRAEGPGSDETAPPVRRSKLGAVWALLSLSLFLGLAYGAFRLTQLLEAEEKAPPPPPMSLGAMVPIRPPESPAPDAGVAVAEADKDGEKDRGARDRDSGRDDAPTRGNRGRKNKGEVTLFLDEPAEIFLNNKSLGLTPLVKKSLPVGQAELVLVGADKKRRVLAVPVEAGKPVRLNLKLKELPGR